From Mycobacteriales bacterium, one genomic window encodes:
- a CDS encoding FG-GAP-like repeat-containing protein — MTDPSLTLSHPLRRFGRRSPLVVAIIAAVAVLMAQAQGEAITKTAASAKTPTYSQALVLNKDANGSSTTVASKDLNGDGRPDIVSGDSAGKVEVELNLGNGRFGNSRTYSVDGNVTTLVVADVNGDGHPDIVTADDSSGNVAVLLNKGNGTFDAPVFYSTGGKPWGLAVGDVTGDGRPDIVTSDQTTEQISVLAGKGNGTFGTAKTYSNGLTSDYPAPQGLALGDFQGNGRLDVVVADGGTGSAGGTYVTYLANNGHGAFPTADTMEVGDTYQDPAAIVTGDFNGDGHLDYAVDLEGGCFGVGDGDVLIYLGNGHGTFTGGKGIGTDCNYGTVVTDVNGDGIPDLVTAVGNFFAGGSYVEVNIGKGDGTFYPGVITPVDSLASPNGIALAALTGHGGHDVVIPAQNGDISAVFDEHSGGPDLLLGTVRQSNTAVAGAPVQVCHATSGAQPSACRDAGQSSQAGDFAETVSRGDTYGVTAFPPSDSDGLAPRTVGPIKIDQHVTVTAADFTATLPPSGSMLTTAAGNVEQNEVPTINWGEPSTYSTTGCSGGFGDLLVGATNTATGQPETEAFPMPEDPSGSGTYVSHIPALAPLHGDGGVQQFVTCPEATHLAPDGGSPTGGTYVLVTGSGFSGATAVHFGSTRATSYTVLGDDLIDAVAPAGTGSVTVTVTKSGGGTETVGSYGYVGVSSLDMTSGPAAGGTSVTIHGSGFTHVGGVIFGVVPAASFSVVNSTEIQATSPEGVGTVQVQVVNNESVTAPSNNSAFRFSEVRPGRRASSKEPVPTASGSTSRPSTRSAHRAPRRPRMSHPLLAATCDPPTTGTTAVAGWTARSRCKPSRRRVLHLGRCAATSTKP; from the coding sequence ATGACCGATCCGTCGCTCACGTTGTCGCATCCACTCCGCCGATTCGGCCGGCGGTCACCACTCGTCGTCGCGATCATCGCGGCCGTCGCCGTACTCATGGCGCAGGCGCAGGGCGAGGCAATCACAAAGACGGCCGCGTCCGCTAAGACTCCGACCTACTCGCAAGCGCTTGTTCTGAACAAGGACGCTAACGGCTCGAGTACGACGGTCGCGAGCAAGGATCTCAACGGTGACGGGCGGCCCGACATCGTCAGCGGCGACAGCGCAGGCAAGGTCGAGGTAGAGCTCAACCTGGGCAACGGCAGGTTCGGCAACTCGAGGACGTACTCCGTCGACGGTAACGTCACGACGCTGGTCGTCGCCGACGTGAACGGCGACGGCCATCCCGACATCGTCACTGCCGACGACTCCTCGGGAAACGTCGCCGTACTGCTGAACAAGGGCAACGGCACCTTCGACGCACCGGTCTTCTACTCCACCGGTGGCAAGCCGTGGGGGCTCGCTGTCGGCGATGTGACCGGCGACGGGCGCCCGGACATCGTGACCTCCGACCAGACCACGGAGCAGATCTCGGTGCTCGCCGGCAAGGGCAACGGCACGTTCGGTACGGCGAAGACCTACAGCAACGGGCTGACGAGCGACTACCCGGCGCCGCAGGGTCTGGCGCTCGGTGACTTCCAGGGCAACGGCCGGCTCGATGTCGTCGTCGCCGACGGCGGCACCGGATCGGCCGGTGGGACGTACGTCACCTACCTGGCGAACAACGGGCACGGCGCCTTCCCGACGGCCGACACGATGGAGGTCGGCGACACCTATCAGGATCCGGCCGCGATCGTCACCGGCGACTTCAATGGCGATGGCCACCTCGACTACGCTGTCGATCTCGAAGGTGGCTGCTTCGGCGTCGGGGACGGCGACGTCCTGATCTACCTCGGCAACGGGCATGGAACGTTCACCGGAGGCAAGGGGATCGGGACCGACTGCAACTACGGCACCGTTGTGACCGACGTCAACGGCGACGGCATCCCGGACCTGGTGACGGCGGTCGGCAACTTCTTCGCCGGCGGCAGCTACGTCGAGGTCAACATCGGCAAGGGCGACGGCACCTTCTATCCGGGGGTGATCACGCCGGTCGACTCTCTGGCGTCACCCAACGGCATCGCATTGGCGGCCCTGACCGGGCACGGTGGGCACGACGTCGTCATCCCGGCGCAGAACGGCGACATCTCGGCCGTCTTCGACGAGCACTCCGGCGGTCCCGACCTGCTGCTCGGAACGGTGCGGCAGAGCAACACCGCGGTCGCGGGCGCGCCGGTGCAGGTCTGCCATGCGACGTCGGGGGCCCAGCCCTCAGCCTGTCGCGACGCCGGCCAGTCCTCGCAGGCGGGCGACTTCGCGGAAACCGTGTCGCGCGGTGACACGTACGGCGTGACCGCCTTCCCGCCGTCCGACTCGGACGGCCTGGCGCCTCGCACCGTCGGCCCGATCAAGATCGACCAGCACGTCACGGTCACCGCGGCGGACTTCACCGCGACTCTGCCACCGAGCGGCAGCATGTTGACCACGGCCGCCGGCAACGTCGAGCAGAACGAGGTGCCGACGATCAACTGGGGCGAGCCGAGCACCTACTCGACGACCGGTTGCAGCGGTGGGTTCGGCGATCTCCTGGTCGGTGCGACCAACACCGCAACCGGACAGCCCGAGACCGAGGCGTTCCCGATGCCGGAGGACCCCTCCGGGTCGGGCACGTACGTCTCGCACATCCCCGCGCTAGCGCCGTTGCACGGCGACGGTGGAGTGCAGCAGTTCGTGACCTGCCCCGAGGCAACCCACCTCGCGCCCGATGGCGGCTCGCCCACCGGCGGCACGTACGTTCTCGTGACCGGCAGCGGGTTCAGCGGTGCCACTGCCGTGCATTTCGGCAGCACCCGGGCGACGTCGTACACCGTGCTGGGTGACGACTTGATCGATGCGGTCGCGCCGGCGGGAACCGGCTCCGTGACCGTGACAGTGACCAAGTCCGGCGGCGGGACGGAGACCGTCGGCAGCTACGGGTACGTCGGTGTCAGCTCGCTCGACATGACGTCGGGCCCGGCGGCCGGCGGCACCTCCGTCACCATTCACGGGTCTGGCTTCACGCACGTGGGCGGCGTGATCTTCGGCGTCGTGCCAGCGGCATCGTTCAGCGTCGTCAACTCCACCGAGATCCAGGCGACCTCGCCGGAAGGTGTCGGCACTGTGCAGGTGCAGGTCGTCAACAACGAGTCGGTCACCGCGCCGAGCAACAACAGTGCGTTCCGCTTCTCGGAGGTCCGGCCGGGACGTCGGGCATCGTCGAAGGAACCGGTGCCGACGGCCTCCGGCAGTACGTCGAGGCCGTCGACGCGGTCGGCGCATCGGGCGCCTCGACGTCCTCGGATGTCACACCCGCTGCTCGCGGCCACATGCGATCCGCCGACGACGGGGACGACAGCGGTGGCGGGTTGGACTGCTCGCAGTCGCTGCAAGCCGAGCAGGAGACGGGTATTGCATTTGGGCAGATGTGCGGCTACGTCAACCAAGCCGTGA
- a CDS encoding IPT/TIG domain-containing protein, with amino-acid sequence MSSYGPMGDIQTQVVTGSIIGGAGTLALAGLAVPGIDAVVAALIVAAFIYGFLTDWTFKIDPSGTVVDTAGNPIAGATATLQSYDRSSGHYAKTPASADYIDPATNPEQTTSAGGFDWDAIAGTYRITASASGCHAPGHGGQKSVATTPFTLPPPAVGLLLTLQCAHAEVPKPTVTALSPSSALGTGGYVIQIDGTGLTHVTAVHFGKAKASGIHVLSPYAIDVTAPAGSGSTHVTVTSSGGTSSKTSASKFDWLKAPKDSRRPKVTHIGPAHGPITGGTTITVRGSHFESTATVAVGGLPATDVRVKGPSRLTALVPAASAAGRASVTVTTAHGTSTPMSRSRYEYTKPALAGVLSRVRHLSVVPSLTGKGVAHVKVHWSLPKRASRALVCLTPGRSAAAQSCTTRVRAGHSATLVDRHLGQPVTVTVYARDSLGDLSVPAVIRLDATTIGISARGAGSRDEITAFVKDTTTHHRVGSGRIQLWRRVGSHGWQRVATAHLRNGRATVSVAAQAVYQWRYPGQRDRLQPALSHPHRG; translated from the coding sequence GTGAGCAGTTACGGCCCGATGGGTGACATCCAGACGCAGGTGGTCACCGGCTCCATCATCGGCGGGGCGGGGACGCTCGCGCTGGCCGGCCTCGCCGTGCCCGGGATCGACGCCGTGGTCGCGGCGTTGATCGTTGCCGCCTTCATCTACGGCTTCCTCACCGACTGGACGTTCAAGATCGACCCGAGCGGCACTGTGGTCGACACCGCCGGCAACCCGATCGCCGGTGCGACCGCAACGTTACAGAGCTACGACCGCAGCAGCGGGCACTATGCGAAGACACCCGCGAGCGCGGACTACATCGACCCCGCGACCAACCCGGAGCAAACGACATCGGCCGGCGGGTTCGACTGGGATGCGATCGCGGGGACCTATCGCATCACCGCGAGCGCAAGTGGCTGCCACGCGCCGGGTCACGGCGGGCAGAAGAGCGTGGCTACCACGCCGTTCACCCTGCCGCCCCCGGCGGTCGGCTTGCTGCTCACGCTTCAGTGCGCGCACGCCGAGGTGCCGAAGCCGACCGTGACTGCGCTCTCGCCTTCGTCTGCGCTAGGTACCGGCGGTTACGTGATCCAGATCGACGGCACCGGGTTGACTCACGTCACCGCCGTCCACTTCGGCAAGGCCAAGGCGAGCGGGATCCACGTGTTGTCGCCGTACGCGATCGACGTTACTGCGCCGGCCGGCAGCGGCTCGACCCACGTCACCGTCACCTCGTCCGGTGGCACCAGCAGCAAGACCTCGGCCTCGAAGTTCGACTGGCTGAAGGCGCCGAAGGACTCGCGGCGTCCGAAGGTCACCCACATCGGCCCGGCGCACGGTCCGATCACCGGCGGTACGACGATCACCGTCCGCGGCTCGCACTTCGAGAGCACGGCAACCGTCGCGGTCGGTGGACTGCCCGCGACCGATGTGCGGGTGAAGGGCCCATCGAGGCTCACGGCTCTCGTCCCGGCAGCCTCTGCGGCCGGCCGCGCGAGCGTGACCGTCACGACAGCGCATGGGACGTCGACCCCGATGTCGCGGTCGCGCTATGAGTACACCAAGCCGGCGCTTGCCGGGGTCCTGTCGAGAGTCCGGCATCTGAGCGTCGTACCGTCTCTTACCGGCAAAGGCGTGGCACATGTGAAGGTGCACTGGAGCTTGCCCAAGCGTGCGAGCAGAGCGCTGGTGTGCCTCACCCCGGGCCGCTCGGCGGCGGCGCAGAGCTGCACGACTCGCGTGCGGGCGGGCCACTCCGCGACGCTCGTGGACAGGCACCTCGGTCAACCTGTGACGGTCACGGTCTATGCGCGCGACTCCCTGGGTGACTTGTCGGTCCCGGCCGTCATCAGGCTGGATGCGACGACGATCGGGATCTCGGCGCGCGGCGCGGGATCGCGCGACGAGATCACCGCGTTCGTCAAGGACACGACCACGCATCATCGGGTCGGGAGCGGCCGGATCCAGCTGTGGCGCCGGGTCGGTTCGCATGGCTGGCAACGCGTCGCGACGGCCCACCTTCGCAACGGCAGGGCGACGGTGTCCGTGGCCGCGCAGGCGGTATACCAGTGGCGGTATCCCGGGCAGCGCGATCGGCTCCAGCCTGCGCTGTCGCACCCCCACCGTGGCTGA
- a CDS encoding helix-turn-helix domain-containing protein, producing the protein MRSKDANVVAAPPRTLAILVFDDLSTFEFGIAHAVFGHRCEDHRGPTWYDAVVCAAQRGPVTTDAGLVLHVPNGLRALERADTIVVLPTEPVREAPEAVLRALRRAHERGVRLVSLCSAAFTLAEAGLLDGRRVTTHWAECEQLKRSFPRLDVDPKVLYTDDGDILTSAGSAAGIDLCLSVVRQDFGAEVASHIARDLVVPPHREGGQAQYIEAPMPRPHLDDPFQQTLAWMEANLDQQVTIDDLARRSAMSRRTFIRRFTATVGVTPYQWLLRRRLHFAQRLLETTDLTVDSVAERSGFVSAVNLRKHFSRVLHTSPHAYRRTFAA; encoded by the coding sequence ATGCGCTCGAAAGATGCCAACGTCGTTGCGGCGCCCCCGAGAACCCTGGCGATCCTGGTCTTCGACGACCTCTCGACGTTCGAGTTCGGCATCGCGCACGCGGTGTTCGGCCATCGCTGCGAGGACCATCGCGGGCCGACGTGGTACGACGCGGTCGTCTGCGCCGCGCAGCGCGGGCCGGTGACGACCGACGCCGGGCTCGTGCTGCATGTGCCGAACGGGTTGCGCGCCCTCGAACGCGCCGACACGATCGTGGTCCTCCCGACCGAGCCGGTTCGGGAAGCACCGGAAGCCGTGCTGCGCGCGTTACGCCGGGCGCACGAGCGCGGCGTGCGGCTGGTGTCGCTGTGCAGCGCCGCGTTCACCCTCGCCGAGGCCGGACTGCTCGACGGTCGTCGGGTGACCACGCACTGGGCCGAGTGCGAGCAGCTGAAGCGGTCCTTCCCGCGCCTCGACGTCGACCCGAAGGTCCTCTACACCGACGACGGCGACATCCTCACCTCCGCCGGCAGCGCGGCCGGCATCGACCTGTGCCTGTCCGTGGTCCGGCAGGACTTCGGCGCCGAGGTTGCGAGCCACATCGCGCGCGACCTCGTCGTACCTCCGCATCGAGAAGGCGGGCAGGCGCAGTACATCGAAGCGCCGATGCCGCGCCCGCACCTCGACGATCCGTTCCAGCAGACCCTGGCCTGGATGGAGGCGAACCTCGACCAGCAGGTGACGATCGACGACCTGGCTCGGCGGTCGGCGATGAGCCGGCGCACGTTCATCCGGCGGTTCACCGCGACGGTGGGCGTGACGCCGTACCAGTGGCTGCTGCGCCGCCGGCTGCACTTCGCGCAACGGCTGCTCGAGACCACCGACCTGACCGTCGACTCGGTCGCCGAGCGCAGCGGCTTCGTCAGCGCGGTCAACCTGCGCAAGCACTTCTCCCGCGTGCTGCACACCTCGCCGCACGCCTACCGCCGCACCTTCGCCGCCTAA
- a CDS encoding FCD domain-containing protein, with the protein MPAGRHEPPVRKSGGERKLGEILAQHIEDEIISGDWPVGTVVGSEAELMARYGVSRAVFREAMRLVDHHGVAAMRRGPRGGLMITEPDIEAGVRAVSLHLRFQKISPGQVAEARNALDLTCVRLAAERITPAGAEQVRASLDDEHKQVGRRGTRQHGSGQLVFPDFHLLLARLTGNPAMGVFVQMINRVLGEQEPRERTSKQKEQEAHRAHERIAEAVLAGDADTAVSRMSRHLDAVRDHLIGR; encoded by the coding sequence ATGCCGGCCGGCCGCCACGAGCCTCCCGTGCGCAAGAGCGGCGGCGAGCGCAAGCTGGGCGAGATCCTCGCCCAGCACATCGAGGACGAGATCATCTCCGGCGACTGGCCGGTCGGGACCGTGGTCGGCTCCGAGGCCGAGCTGATGGCGAGGTACGGCGTGAGCCGCGCCGTGTTCCGTGAAGCGATGCGGCTGGTCGATCATCACGGCGTCGCCGCGATGCGGCGCGGGCCCCGCGGCGGGCTGATGATCACGGAGCCGGACATCGAGGCTGGGGTACGCGCGGTGTCCCTGCACCTGCGGTTCCAGAAGATCAGCCCCGGCCAGGTCGCCGAGGCCCGCAACGCACTGGACCTGACCTGCGTGCGGCTCGCCGCGGAGCGCATCACGCCGGCGGGCGCGGAGCAGGTGCGCGCCTCTCTCGACGACGAACACAAGCAGGTCGGCCGCCGCGGCACGCGCCAGCACGGTAGCGGCCAGCTGGTGTTTCCCGACTTTCACCTGCTGCTCGCGAGGCTGACCGGCAACCCGGCGATGGGCGTCTTCGTCCAGATGATCAACCGGGTCCTCGGCGAGCAGGAGCCGCGCGAGAGGACGTCGAAACAGAAGGAGCAGGAAGCACACCGGGCACACGAGCGGATCGCAGAGGCCGTCCTCGCCGGCGACGCCGACACCGCGGTATCCCGGATGAGCCGCCACCTCGACGCGGTCCGTGACCATCTGATCGGCCGCTAG
- a CDS encoding ferredoxin — protein MRALVDTRICQGHNLCAAAAPEVFAPDEDDGHAIVTLDLIPAEFEESVRKAAANCPESAIEVLDD, from the coding sequence ATGCGAGCGCTCGTTGACACCAGGATCTGCCAGGGTCACAACTTGTGCGCCGCCGCCGCTCCCGAGGTCTTCGCGCCGGATGAGGACGACGGCCACGCGATCGTCACGCTCGATCTGATCCCGGCCGAGTTCGAGGAGTCGGTGCGCAAGGCGGCGGCGAACTGCCCGGAGTCCGCGATCGAGGTCCTCGACGACTGA
- a CDS encoding glycosyltransferase family 39 protein, producing the protein MTGGLGVRRLRRRSTGAASPGAGEPPVGSEPPAERTDTDKGSADECSADLAELPAFDRRILIVAAIVFAVLMILSPWYGWHRDELYFLDSGRHLQGGYVDQPIFTPLLARLTIDLFGVSLPGLRLWPALAAFATITVAGLTARELGGGRRAQLLTAIGAATTPVLLAVDHLEGPTAFDLLAWSGLALVVLRVGRTGNPRWWLLGGVVLGLGLTNKHSVVFLAIAMLVGALLSGGRKQVLNWWFLAGALIAGVFAVPDLVWQAGHNWATIAMTRRLNQENGGAGNIGNWIFGQLLMTTFAFIWVWVKGLRWLWKSGRPLWRSLAWAYGLLFVFFAVTTGGKIYYLAGAYIYLIAAGAVAVDKSFDEHPRRLRRFYWLAAITALGSLPLTLPVLPPSDIGWTYGINQVPGESLGWPQLVQTVKTQWDALPPATRANAVIFTAEYGEAGAINELGRGDGLPTAMSGHNNEWWWGPGNPNATTVLAVAPGPVDTTGYGGFLRHYFTSVRVVATLRNPYGIHNQEWGGHVYLCTGPRHPWGQMWPSLRHYD; encoded by the coding sequence ATGACGGGCGGACTCGGCGTACGACGGCTGCGTCGCCGCTCCACGGGCGCGGCGTCGCCGGGTGCCGGTGAGCCGCCGGTTGGCTCGGAGCCGCCCGCCGAGCGGACCGATACCGACAAGGGCAGCGCCGACGAGTGCAGCGCCGACCTCGCCGAGCTTCCGGCGTTCGACCGCCGCATCCTCATTGTCGCGGCGATCGTCTTCGCCGTACTGATGATCCTGTCGCCGTGGTACGGCTGGCATCGCGACGAGCTGTACTTCCTCGACTCCGGGCGGCACCTGCAGGGCGGGTACGTCGACCAGCCGATCTTCACGCCGCTGCTCGCCCGGCTCACCATCGACCTGTTCGGCGTCTCGCTGCCCGGCTTGCGACTCTGGCCGGCGCTGGCGGCGTTCGCAACGATCACCGTCGCGGGGCTCACCGCGCGCGAGCTCGGCGGCGGCCGGCGCGCCCAGCTGCTCACCGCGATCGGTGCCGCGACGACGCCCGTGCTGCTCGCGGTCGACCATCTCGAGGGGCCGACGGCGTTCGACCTGCTCGCGTGGTCCGGCCTCGCGCTGGTGGTGCTGCGTGTCGGCCGCACCGGCAATCCGCGCTGGTGGCTGCTCGGCGGTGTCGTGCTCGGGCTCGGGCTGACCAACAAGCACAGTGTCGTCTTCCTGGCGATCGCGATGCTGGTAGGCGCGCTGCTCAGCGGTGGGCGCAAGCAGGTCCTCAACTGGTGGTTCCTCGCCGGCGCGCTGATCGCGGGGGTCTTCGCCGTACCGGACCTGGTCTGGCAGGCGGGGCACAACTGGGCGACCATCGCGATGACGCGGCGGCTCAACCAGGAGAACGGCGGCGCCGGCAACATCGGCAACTGGATCTTCGGCCAGCTGCTCATGACGACGTTCGCGTTCATCTGGGTCTGGGTCAAGGGGTTGCGCTGGCTCTGGAAGTCCGGCCGGCCGCTCTGGCGGTCGCTCGCGTGGGCCTACGGCTTGCTGTTCGTCTTCTTCGCCGTCACGACCGGCGGCAAGATCTACTACCTCGCGGGTGCGTACATCTACCTGATCGCGGCCGGCGCGGTCGCGGTCGACAAGTCCTTCGACGAGCACCCGCGGCGGCTACGGAGGTTCTACTGGCTCGCGGCCATCACGGCGCTCGGCTCGCTCCCGCTCACGCTGCCGGTGCTGCCGCCGAGCGACATCGGCTGGACCTACGGCATCAACCAGGTGCCGGGCGAGTCACTCGGCTGGCCGCAGCTCGTGCAGACCGTCAAGACCCAGTGGGACGCGCTCCCGCCGGCGACGCGGGCGAACGCGGTGATCTTCACCGCGGAGTACGGCGAGGCCGGCGCGATCAACGAACTCGGCCGCGGCGACGGGCTGCCGACCGCGATGAGCGGGCACAACAACGAATGGTGGTGGGGGCCGGGCAACCCGAACGCGACCACGGTGCTGGCGGTGGCACCGGGACCGGTGGACACGACCGGGTACGGCGGGTTCCTGCGGCACTACTTCACCAGCGTGCGCGTGGTCGCGACGTTGCGTAACCCGTACGGGATCCACAACCAGGAGTGGGGCGGGCACGTCTACCTGTGCACCGGCCCGCGCCATCCGTGGGGTCAGATGTGGCCGAGCCTCCGCCACTACGACTGA
- a CDS encoding class I SAM-dependent methyltransferase, producing MTESAHDWDQSYERQGHAPWDIGRPQAAFVALADAGRLRGEVLDAGCGTGEHALLVASRGGRATGVDVSQAAIRFARQKAVDRALDATFEAGDILTMTLPGDGFDTVIDSGLFHVFDDEQRAQYVEVLAGAVRPGGSAFVICFSDRQPGDWGPRRVTRDELEAAFADGWAIEQIEPALFDINPVFEIDPAGGLTTASAWLAEVRRT from the coding sequence ATGACCGAATCAGCACACGACTGGGACCAGTCGTACGAGCGGCAGGGCCACGCGCCGTGGGACATCGGCCGCCCGCAGGCCGCGTTCGTGGCGCTCGCCGACGCCGGCCGGCTCCGTGGCGAGGTGCTCGACGCGGGATGCGGGACCGGCGAGCACGCGCTGCTCGTGGCGAGTCGCGGCGGTCGGGCGACCGGGGTCGACGTGTCGCAGGCGGCGATCCGCTTTGCCCGGCAGAAGGCGGTCGACCGCGCGCTGGATGCGACGTTCGAGGCCGGCGACATCCTGACCATGACCCTGCCGGGTGACGGGTTCGACACCGTGATTGACAGCGGGCTGTTCCACGTCTTCGACGACGAGCAACGTGCGCAGTACGTGGAGGTCCTCGCCGGCGCGGTCCGCCCGGGCGGCAGCGCCTTCGTCATCTGCTTCAGTGACCGGCAGCCGGGCGACTGGGGCCCGCGGCGGGTCACCAGGGACGAGCTCGAGGCCGCGTTCGCGGACGGTTGGGCGATCGAGCAGATCGAGCCTGCGCTGTTCGACATCAACCCGGTCTTCGAGATCGATCCGGCCGGTGGCCTCACGACCGCGTCGGCATGGCTGGCCGAGGTCCGGCGTACCTGA